The Flavivirga eckloniae genomic interval TTAATGATAGATTGATTAATGCAGGTACCATAAGTAAAAATGGAGAGCGAGTTACTTCAGGATATATCACATTTCAATCTGAATTAAAGGATTTAGCTTTTAAAAATGTTTATATTGAAGAGATAGAATCGTGCAAGGTTAATCCAGCCGTGTATGATAAACATTCAATTGAGAGCAGTTCAACGAGACTAGGTGATTATGCAGAAGTAGAGATTGGAGGTTTTGCGTTATTGGCTCCACATAATTGGCTTGAAGGTATTTGGTCTTGGACAGGACCTAATGGTTTTAGTCATGAAGGAAAATATGTAAGAATTGAAAATGTTAAAGAAACTCAACTAGGAATTTATACAGTTACTTTTACAGGTAAAAGAGGATGTACTGTTTCTCATGATTTTGAAATAGGTCTTAATAAAGAGCCAAATATTGAAACGGTTTCTGGTAAAGCTGCTCCGAAAAATATAGAAGGAAAGATAGTCGATAATAACAAGATTTTTGTTGCTAATGCAACCAATGATAAAGCTTTTACAGTTTATTTTAACGACCAGAAGTTATCAAGTATAGTCATTTATAATGCTGCCGGTCAGGAAGTATACAAAAACACTCTTAAGAATCAAGGTGCTGAGAAATCATTATTTGTAAACCAAAATTTCCTACCGGGATTATATATACTACTAGCTACAGATTCCAAAGGTAATGCAACAAGTACCAAGTTCTTGGTTAACTAATTTTAAAGTAATAAACAAGATTTTTCGTCCTTATTAGGATAAATGTTAAAAAGCCTTATTATTTAATCATAAAACCCCTTAAAACCATGTTTTTAGGGGTTTTTATATGCTTTGTATGAAACTAGTATTTAAGCTATAGTGCCCCCAAAACTTTTTGCAATGTATTGTAAAATCACTATGTAATTGATTTTTGGGAATGACTTCAAAAGCCCTTATAGGTATTTACTAGTTTAAAGTTGAATTGTTTTTTGGGACTATAGGACAAAAGTAAAATATGGACTTACTCTCTATACAAGAAATAACTATTAACCAAGTCTATATACAAGCGTTTAGCTTCATCTTCGCTAATGTTTTTAGCTTGAAATAACGCATTGGTTTTAAAAGCATTAATTATGGGTTTTTTGCTTCGAGGTCTACCATAATCGTTAGTAGCTTTTTTGTAGTATGCATATAATTTCAAAAGTGTATCAGCTGGAAATGGATCGGTATGAGCATTCACCCTGTCTACTGCTTTAAGAAACTCTATGTCTAAATCTTTTTCGCCCATTCATTAGATTTCTGCAATAACACTTTCGCCACCGCGAACTTTTTGGTTAAGTTGTACTTTTATATTGGTGTCCAGAGGTAAAAATAAATCTACTCTCGATCCAAATTTAATAAAACCACTATCGCCCCCTTGTTGGGCTTTATCATTTAGTTTGGCATAGTTTACAATGCGTTTTGCTAAAGCACCTGCAATCTGTCTGTAAAGCACTTTACCGTAGGTTTCATTTTCTACCACAACAGTTGTGCGTTCGTTTTCTTCGCTTGCTTTAGGGTGCCATGCCACTAAATATTTGCCGGGATGATATTTGCTAAAAATAACATTTCCACCAATAGGGTAACGCGTAACATGTACATTTATTGGAGACATAAAAACGCTTACTTGCAAGCGTTTTTCTTTAAAGTATTCTTTTTCAAAAACTTCTTCAATAACAACAACTTTTCCATCAACAGGAGAAACCACTTGTTTACTATTAAGTGAGGTATGTCGTTTAGGGTTTCTAAAAAACTGAAGTATAAGTATTAAAAATACAAGCAGTACAATTAGAATAAGCATTCTCAACCATCCAATTTGAATGAAATTATCAACTAATAAAGAGGATGCAATTGTAAATACAAAAGTTATAATTATAATTTTATGGCCTTCTTTATGAAACATATTGTAAAAGTCTTAAAAATAAATATATAAAAGGTGCTGCAAAAATAATACTGTCCAGTCGATCTAATAATCCACCGTGTCCAGGCATAATTACACCACTATCTTTAACATTGGCTTGTCTCTTAAACTTAGACTCTATTAAATCTCCTAGAGTACCGAAAACACTTATTATAATGCTTAAAATTAGCCAACTTGTAAAGCCTAATAACCCCGTAAAGGTAGCAATAAAATAGCTTGCTACACACGAAAAAAATAATCCGCCAAGAAAACCTTCTACGGTTTTTTTAGGCGAAATCTTTTCAAAAAGCTTTTGTTTTCCAAAGTTTTTGCCAACTAAATAGGCAAATGTATCGTTTACCCAAACTAGAATAAAAGACCCTAATAAAATGTTCGGATCGTAGTCTTCGTTATAATTGGCTATTAAAACTAAAAATACAAAAGCACTGGATATATAAAATGTTGTAAGTATAAACCGTTTAGAAGCAAAGAGCGGAATTGTTTTCTCCGAGAATAAATCTTTTATTAAAAACAGCTCGACAAAAATGGTAACCACCATAAGAATTTGAGTAGCTTCATCTAAACCCTTATCTGTATTTAAAACCGATTGCCAATAACCGAAAACAGCATACAGTATAATAAAAATAATGTAAGGGATAATACTTTTTAGGTGAATGAGTTTTTTAAACTCGCCCATACAAACCAATCCAAAACCAAAAAAAAGTACTATTAATAATTGTTCGTAATTCAGGCATAGAATTAATAGCAAGACATAGAGTAGTCCAGAAAGTGACCGAATAAGAATTTCTTTCATTCTATAAATC includes:
- a CDS encoding acyl-CoA-binding protein; protein product: MGEKDLDIEFLKAVDRVNAHTDPFPADTLLKLYAYYKKATNDYGRPRSKKPIINAFKTNALFQAKNISEDEAKRLYIDLVNSYFLYRE
- a CDS encoding phosphatidylserine decarboxylase family protein produces the protein MFHKEGHKIIIITFVFTIASSLLVDNFIQIGWLRMLILIVLLVFLILILQFFRNPKRHTSLNSKQVVSPVDGKVVVIEEVFEKEYFKEKRLQVSVFMSPINVHVTRYPIGGNVIFSKYHPGKYLVAWHPKASEENERTTVVVENETYGKVLYRQIAGALAKRIVNYAKLNDKAQQGGDSGFIKFGSRVDLFLPLDTNIKVQLNQKVRGGESVIAEI
- a CDS encoding phosphatidate cytidylyltransferase; translated protein: MKEILIRSLSGLLYVLLLILCLNYEQLLIVLFFGFGLVCMGEFKKLIHLKSIIPYIIFIILYAVFGYWQSVLNTDKGLDEATQILMVVTIFVELFLIKDLFSEKTIPLFASKRFILTTFYISSAFVFLVLIANYNEDYDPNILLGSFILVWVNDTFAYLVGKNFGKQKLFEKISPKKTVEGFLGGLFFSCVASYFIATFTGLLGFTSWLILSIIISVFGTLGDLIESKFKRQANVKDSGVIMPGHGGLLDRLDSIIFAAPFIYLFLRLLQYVS